Proteins from one Oryza sativa Japonica Group chromosome 12, ASM3414082v1 genomic window:
- the LOC136354642 gene encoding uncharacterized protein, producing MVSLLRRHPNPLLAASVPAHLLRRFSALPDVDHPPLPTSTPTPASTCSSILDLQLAVCGEADLARIHSLVATTLSRPDDYPCLHGSRPLFSLAVSCLPRLRRLDLAVSLLCALLDSALASPGLLTRAISLFSGPNNALRAFSDSAPVACSNVSLSALLSALFGAGRVDDVESTLASAESSFAFRRRPRPRLPQRVRRE from the coding sequence atGGTCTccctccttcgccgccatccCAACCCGCTCCTCGCCGCTAGCGtccccgcccacctcctccgtcGCTTCTCCGCGCTCCCCGATGTCGATCACCCGCCGCTGCCCACCTCGACCCCCACCCCCGCCTCCACGTGCTCCTCCATCCTCGACCTCCAGCTCGCCGTCTGCGGCGAGGCCGATCTGGCCCGCATCCACTCCCTCGTCGCCACCACGCTCTCCCGCCCCGACGATTACCCGTGCCTCCACGGCTCCCGCCCGCTCTTTTCCCTCGCCGTGTCCTGTctcccgcgcctccgccgcctagACCTCGCCGTCTCGCTCCTCTGCGCCCTCCTCGACTCCGCCCTGGCGTCCCCTGGTCTTCTCACCCGCGCCATCTCCCTCTTCTCGGGCCCCAACAACGCCCTCCGCGCGTTCTCCGACTCCGCGCCCGTTGCCTGCTCCAACGtctccctctcggcgctcctctCCGCGCTCTTCGGCGCTGGCCGCGTCGATGACGTCGAGTCCACCCTCGCCTCTGCGGAGTCCTCTTTCGCCTTTCGGCGTCGCCCCCGGCCGCGCCTCCCACAACGTGTTCGGCGCGAGTGA
- the LOC4351356 gene encoding uncharacterized protein, with the protein MAKDPHVSISLTGLAMVVLLIFSSSFLQAAQGSDKKMAMKYDVPVKRLVYRPSAMQAAVIGTEAAAYEPFELCMGCRCCASSNASSCVDTRCCYAIDCNIPGKPFGVCAFSPHTCDCGATNCTSQQQP; encoded by the exons ATGGCAAAAGATCCTCATGTCTCCATCTCTCTCACCGGCCTCGCCATGGTCGTCCTCCTCATCTtcagctcctccttcctccagGCCGCCCAAG GATCAGACAAGAAGATGGCAATGAAGTACGACGTGCCGGTGAAGAGGCTGGTGTACCGGCCGTCGGCGATGCAGGCGGCGGTGATCggcacggaggcggcggcgtacgAGCCGTTCGAGCTGTGCATGGGCTGCCGGTGCTGCGCGTCGTCGAACGCGAGCAGCTGCGTGGACACGAGATGCTGCTACGCCATCGACTGCAACATCCCCGGCAAGCCCTTCGGCGTCTGCGCCTTCTCTCCCCACACCTGCGACTGTGGTGCCACCAACTGCACCAGCCAACAGCAGCCATGA
- the LOC4351357 gene encoding probable serine/threonine-protein kinase PBL8: MGNCGTREENAVVAAHAQVQQLHLLQHPVKNAVAERKHTRISSDMSDPSTPRKIEDAKNISIYNDVIDFTLFELETITKSFRADYVLGEGGFGTVYKGYIDENVRVGLKSLPVAVKVLNKDGHQGHREWLTEVRFLGQLRHPNLVKLIGYCCEDDHRLLVYEFMFRGSLENHLFRRTATPLSWATRMSIALGAAKGLACLHNAERPIIYRDFKTSNILLDSDYTAKLSDFGLAKAGPEGDQTHVSTRVMGTYGYAAPEYVMTGHLTARSDVYSFGVVLLELLTGRKSIDKSRPSREHSLVDWALLKLNDKRRLLQIIDPKLEGQYSVRAAHKACSLAYYCLSQNPKARPLMSDVVETLEPLQGSGGSDGAVQSVLGSGLPSYRVNRRLTTNSVHCRAIPNPKCSPAVPACRVR; the protein is encoded by the exons ATGGGCAACTGCGGGACGCGAGAGGAGAATGCCGTCGTCGCGGCGCACGCCCAAG TTCAGCAGCTCCATTTGTTACAACATCCTGTCAAGAATGCTGTTGCAGAGAGGAAGCATACCCGCATCTCATCAGATATGAGTGATCCTTCAACACCTAGGAAAATTGAAGATGCCAAGAACATCTCCATATACAACGATGTGATTGATTTCACATTGTTTGAACTCGAGACCATCACAAAGAGCTTCCGTGCTGACTACGTTCTTGGTGAAGGAGGGTTTGGGACTGTTTACAAGGGCTACATAGATGAGAATGTCAGGGTTGGTCTGAAGTCACTACCTGTTGCAGTCAAGGTGCTCAACAAAGATGGACATCAAGGACACAGAGAATGGCTT ACTGAGGTTAGGTTCCTTGGGCAGCTAAGACATCCAAATTTAGTCAAGTTGATTGGGTATTGCTGCGAAGATGACCACAGGCTGCTTGTGTACGAGTTCATGTTTCGAGGAAGTCTAGAAAACCACTTATTCCGAA GGACAGCTACTCCACTATCCTGGGCTACTAGGATGTCGATTGCATTAGGGGCTGCCAAAGGGTTAGCTTGCCTCCACAATGCTGAAAGGCCAATTATCTACAGGGATTTCAAGACATCAAATATTCTGCTGGACTCA GATTATACTGCTAAACTCTCTGACTTTGGTCTGGCAAAAGCTGGCCCAGAAGGCGATCAAACCCATGTATCAACACGGGTGATGGGAACATATGGTTATGCTGCCCCTGAATACGTGATGACTG GTCACTTGACTGCTAGAAGTGATGTCTACAGCTTTGGTGTTGTCCTTCTTGAACTCTTGACTGGGCGTAAGTCCATCGACAAGTCACGGCCCAGTAGGGAGCACAGCTTGGTTGACTGGGCCCTCCTGAAACTGAACGACAAGAGGAGGCTTCTCCAAATCATTGACCCAAAACTGGAGGGACAGTATTCAGTTAGAGCTGCCCACAAAGCCTGCAGCCTAGCATACTACTGCTTGAGCCAAAACCCAAAGGCGAGGCCTCTTATGAGCGACGTCGTTGAGACTCTTGAACCATTGCAGGGCAGTGGTGGAAGTGATGGAGCTGTTCAATCTGTTCTTGGCAGTGGCCTTCCGAGCTACAGAGTAAACCGCAGACTAACGACGAACAGCGTCCACTGTAGGGCGATTCCGAACCCCAAGTGCTCCCCTGCTGTCCCAGCATGCAGGGTGAGATGA
- the LOC4351359 gene encoding ethanolamine-phosphate cytidylyltransferase encodes MEAGAGSSSAKLVAACVIGGIVLGASVVALHLAGPVAIPALPPVDALRRRFRRGRRRPVRVYMDGCFDMMHYGHCNALRQAHALGDELIVGVVSDDEITANKGPPVTPLHERLIMVRAVKWVHDVIPDAPYAITEDFMNKLFNEYNIDYIIHGDDPCLLPDGTDAYALAKKVGRYKQIKRTEGVSTTDIVGRMLLCVRERSASDSHNHSSLQRQFSHGHGQKIDDSGSGSGTRISHFLPTSRRIVQFSNSRGPGPDSRIVYIDGAFDLFHAGHVEILRLARELGDFLLVGIHTDQTISSTRGPHRPIMNLHERSLSVLACRYVDEVIIGAPWDVSKDMITTFNISLVVHGTIAENMDFMKDDLNPYAVPRAMGIYRRLESPLDITTSTIIRRIVANHEAYQKRNEKKEASEKKYYDSKSFVNGE; translated from the exons ATGGAGGCGGGGGCGGGGAGCAGCAGCGCCAAGCTGGTGGCGGCATGCGTCATCGGCGGGATCGTGCTGGGGGCGTCCGTGGTCGCGCTCCACCTCGCCGGGCCCGTCGCCATTCCCGCCCTGCCGCCCGTCGACGCGCTCCGCCGCAGGTTCCGCCGCGGACGCCGACGTCCCGTGCGCGTCTACATGGATGGCTGCTTCGACATGATGCACTACGGCCACTGCAACGCGCTGCGCCAGGCGCACGCCCTCGGGGACGAGCTCATCGTCGGCGTTGTCAGCGACGACGAGATCACCGCCAACAAGGGCCCGCCCGTCACGCCGCTCCACGAGAG GTTGATAATGGTCCGTGCTGTAAAATGGGTGCACGATGTCATTCCAGATGCACCTTACGCCATAACTGAAGATTTTATGAATAAATTATTCAATGAGTATAATATAGATTATATCATTCATGGCGATGATCCTTGTCTGCTCCCAGATGGTACTGATGCATATGCTCTTGCCAAAAAGGTTGGTCGATATAAGCAGATTAAAAGAACCGAAGGAGTGTCAACGACAGACATTGTTG GAAGAATGCTTCTTTGTGTTAGAGAGAGATCAGCTTCTGATAGTCACAACCACTCTTCACTACAAAGGCAGTTCAGTCACGGGCATGGCCAGAAAATTGATGATAGTGGATCTGGAAGTGGAACTAGGATATCTCATTTTCTTCCTACATCTCGGAGAATAGTTCAGTTCTCAAATAGCAGG GGTCCAGGTCCAGATTCTCGGATAGTGTACATAGATGGTGCATTTGATCTATTCCATGCTGGACATGTTGAG ATATTGCGCCTCGCTCGAGAGCTTGGAGATTTCCTGCTTGTGGGTATTCACACAGACCAGACTATAAG TTCAACAAGAGGACCACATCGCCCAATCATGAACCTCCATGAGAGAAGTTTGAGTGTTTTGGCTTGCCGTTATGTTGATGAAGTGATCATTGGTGCTCCATGGGATGTTTCGAAAGATATG ATTACCACATTTAATATTTCGTTGGTTGTTCATGGGACAATTGCTGAGAATATGGACTTTATGAAG GATGATTTAAATCCATATGCTGTTCCAAGGGCTATGGGCATCTACCGTAGGCTGGAGAGCCCTTTAGACATCACTACTAGTACTATCATAAGGAGGATAGTTGCTAACCATGAAGCCTACCAG AAACGGAACGAGAAGAAAGAAGCCAGTGAGAAGAAGTACTACGACAGTAAAAGCTTTGTCAATGGAGAGTAA
- the LOC4351360 gene encoding vacuolar protein sorting-associated protein 32 homolog 2, whose amino-acid sequence MLKKLLSKPKSKKKKEAASSALPTLDRLHETLEMLEKKECFLQKKASAEVERAKDYTKAKNKSAAIQCLKKKKLYETQIEQLANFQLRVHDQIIMLESAKATTDTVDALRSGSSAVKAIHQSVSIDDIENAIEEANEHTENMRQIQEALATPIGASADFDEDELEAELEDLEEEELENDLPEPPQRTSMEPSARVTTTQPANDLAELTKLQAEMAL is encoded by the exons ATGCTGAAGAAACTGCTATCAAAGCCCaagagcaagaagaagaaggaggctGCCTCCTCTGCCCTCCCCACTTTGGATAGGCTTCATGAG ACTCTAGAAATGCTGGAGAAGAAAGAGTGTTTCCTTCAGAAAAAGGCTTCTGCAGAAGTCGAAAGAGCTAAGGACTATACAAAAGCTAAGAACAAAAGCG CTGCAATTCAATGTCTAAAGAAAAAGAAGTTGTATGAAACACAGATTGAGCAGCTAGCAAACTTCCAATTACGGGTTCATGATCAG ATAATAATGCTTGAGAGTGCAAAGGCAACCACAGATACTGTTGATGCTTTGCGCTCTGGATCATCTGCTGTCAAAGCTATTCACCAGTCAGT GAGTATCGATGACATTGAAAATGCCATTGAAGAGGCAAATGAACACACAGAGAATATGAGGCAGATACAGGAGGCCCTTGCAACACCAATTGGCGCTTCTGCTGATTTTGACGAG GATGAGCTAGAAGCAGAGCTGGAAGATCTAGAGGAGGAAGAGCTCGAGAATGATCTGCCTGAACCACCTCAGAGGACAAGTATGGAACCTTCAGCGAGAGTTACGACTACTCAACCAGCCAATGATTTGGCTGAACTGACCAAACTTCAAGCAGAGATGGCGCTTTGA